One window from the genome of Elaeis guineensis isolate ETL-2024a chromosome 5, EG11, whole genome shotgun sequence encodes:
- the LOC105045502 gene encoding SNF1-related protein kinase regulatory subunit beta-1 isoform X2, producing MICLLVELPLLIPVAPLQRGAEIPPVFNYSRMNSFHGHLDAPLEKGIPTLITWIYGGNDVAVEGSWDNWSSRKVLQRSGKDHCILLVLPSGVYQYKFIVDGEWRHIPDLPCMTDDMGQTVNLLDVHDYVPENLESVSEFEAPPSPNSSYGLSFPVDEDFAKEPPALPPQMHVTVLGPQSNEDSSKKPQHVLLNHLFIEKGWASQSLVALGLTHRFQSKYVTVVLYKPMRRQ from the exons ATTCCAGTTGCTCCGCTGCAGAGAGGTGCTGAGATCCCTCCAGTTTTCAATTATTCAAGGATGAACTCCTTTCATGGGCATTTGGATGCTCCCCTTGAAAAGGGAATTCCCACACTGATTACATGGATCTATGGAGGAAATGATGTTGCTGTGGAAGGGTCATGGGATAACTGGAGTTCAAG GAAGGTGTTACAGAGGTCAGGCAAAGATCACTGCATCCTGTTGGTCCTCCCATCTGGGGTCTATCAGTACAAATTCATCGTTGATGGTGAATGGAGGCACATTCCTGATCTTCCTTGTATGACTGATGACATGGGGCAAACGGTTAATCTTCTTGATGTCCAT GACTATGTTCCAGAAAATCTGGAAAGTGTTTCTGAATTTGAGGCACCACCATCGCCAAACTCCAGCTATGGTTTGTCATTTCCTGTGGATGAGGACTTTGCAAAAGAGCCACCAGCCCTTCCCCCCCAGATGCATGTTACAGTCCTTGGCCCCCAGAGCAATGAGGATTCTTCAAAAAAGCCCCAGCATGTTCTTCTCAACCACCTCTTCATTGAGAAAGGATGGGCTTCGCAGTCACTGGTTGCCCTTGGCCTGACCCACAGGTTTCAATCCAAGTATGTGACTGTCGTCCTCTACAAACCTATGAGAAGGCAATAG